Proteins from one Bartonella sp. HY328 genomic window:
- a CDS encoding NfeD family protein, with protein MLDFLEMLGYWCWLIVGFILLVLELFVAGVYLMWFGLAAIATAIVVWLLEGHFPIFAMWQTQLFIFIIFSVITVLIGVKLNQKSKMTDAPFLNNRTEELIGYISTLEEPIINGKGRLRIGDSLWNIVGPDLPSDTTVRIKSYQNGFFEVESVN; from the coding sequence ATGTTAGACTTTTTGGAAATGCTTGGTTATTGGTGCTGGCTTATTGTAGGCTTTATATTGCTGGTTTTGGAGCTGTTTGTCGCTGGCGTCTATCTTATGTGGTTTGGCTTAGCTGCAATTGCTACAGCAATTGTTGTTTGGCTGTTAGAAGGTCATTTTCCAATTTTTGCAATGTGGCAAACACAGCTTTTCATATTTATTATTTTTTCAGTAATCACCGTATTAATTGGTGTTAAGCTCAACCAAAAAAGCAAAATGACCGATGCACCATTTTTAAATAACCGCACTGAAGAATTGATCGGTTATATCTCCACCTTAGAAGAACCAATTATTAACGGCAAAGGTCGGTTGAGAATTGGCGATTCCTTATGGAATATTGTAGGGCCAGATCTGCCGTCAGACACAACGGTTCGCATAAAATCTTATCAAAATGGATTTTTTGAAGTTGAGAGCGTTAATTAA
- a CDS encoding SPFH domain-containing protein, which produces MALQGMGIALIILAALIILTLFKGIKTVPQGYNYTVERFGRYTRTMAPGLNLIVPFIDSVGAKISIMEQVLDIPTQEVITKDNASVSVDAIAFYQVLNAAQAAYQVSDLEYAIINLTMTNIRTVVGSMDLDELLSNRNIINDRLLQVVDVAAHPWGLKMTRVEIKDIQPPRDLTEAMNRQMKAERDKRAQVLEAEGDRNANILRAEGLKQAQILEAEGKREAAYREAEARERLAEAEAKATEAVSKAIADGDVQAINYFVAQKYTEALGKIGSANNNKIVLMPFEASSLIGSLGGIGAIAKEVFGSDSKPSTKPVQRRTGFDNE; this is translated from the coding sequence ATGGCATTACAAGGAATGGGCATCGCCCTTATTATCTTAGCTGCCCTTATCATTCTTACCTTATTCAAAGGTATTAAAACGGTACCGCAGGGCTATAATTATACGGTCGAGCGTTTTGGTCGTTATACACGAACAATGGCACCCGGCCTTAATCTTATTGTGCCATTCATTGACAGTGTGGGTGCAAAGATTTCCATCATGGAACAAGTTCTTGATATTCCAACGCAGGAAGTTATCACCAAAGACAATGCATCGGTATCGGTTGATGCTATTGCCTTCTATCAAGTACTGAATGCCGCACAAGCTGCCTATCAGGTATCTGATCTTGAATATGCAATTATCAACTTAACCATGACCAATATTCGTACTGTTGTTGGTTCTATGGATCTTGATGAGCTTTTATCCAACCGTAACATCATCAATGACCGTCTATTACAAGTCGTTGATGTTGCAGCTCATCCATGGGGCTTAAAAATGACCCGTGTGGAAATTAAAGATATTCAACCACCACGCGATTTGACCGAAGCGATGAATCGCCAAATGAAGGCAGAGCGCGATAAACGTGCGCAAGTTCTTGAAGCAGAAGGTGACAGAAATGCCAATATTCTGCGCGCTGAAGGCTTGAAGCAAGCACAAATTTTGGAAGCTGAAGGTAAAAGAGAAGCTGCATATCGTGAAGCTGAGGCACGTGAACGTTTGGCTGAAGCAGAAGCAAAGGCAACCGAAGCTGTATCTAAGGCTATTGCTGACGGCGACGTGCAAGCGATCAACTATTTCGTAGCGCAAAAATATACCGAAGCTTTAGGCAAAATTGGCTCTGCCAATAACAATAAAATTGTGTTGATGCCATTTGAAGCATCATCGCTTATTGGTTCTCTTGGTGGCATCGGCGCCATCGCCAAAGAAGTATTTGGCAGCGATTCAAAACCATCTACCAAGCCAGTACAACGGCGCACGGGTTTTGATAACGAATAG
- the hemH gene encoding ferrochelatase — MQPVPKSKIGVLLVNLGTPNGTDYWNMRKYLSQFLSDKRVIEWPSIIWQPILQAIVLSVRPKKSGAAYDRVWFKETNESPLRHYTRLQAERLAEQLHDLNNDNTIIVDWAMRYGQPSISEVTAKLQQQGCDKITLFPLYPQYSATTTATVNDAFFDALKTKRVQPAIRTVPPYPDNPIYIDALAQSIDNHLATLDFTPDVLIASYHGIPQSYAKRGDIYPQDCAKTTNALRQRMGLGEDKLLMTFQSRFGPEEWLQPYSDKTIDELPAKGIKSIAVFNPGFVADCLETVDEIGHEAAESFHENGGINFSHIPCLNASDLGMKVIESLVRQELSGWVK, encoded by the coding sequence ATGCAGCCAGTGCCTAAGTCAAAAATAGGTGTTCTTCTTGTTAACTTAGGAACGCCAAATGGAACAGATTATTGGAATATGCGTAAATATCTTTCGCAGTTTTTATCGGATAAACGTGTGATCGAATGGCCGAGCATCATTTGGCAGCCTATCTTGCAGGCTATTGTTTTGAGTGTTCGGCCTAAAAAATCTGGTGCAGCCTATGATCGTGTTTGGTTTAAGGAAACTAACGAATCGCCATTACGCCACTATACGCGCTTGCAAGCGGAAAGATTGGCTGAGCAATTACACGATCTTAACAATGACAATACTATCATCGTCGATTGGGCGATGCGTTATGGACAGCCATCTATAAGCGAGGTGACGGCTAAGCTACAGCAGCAGGGTTGTGACAAAATTACACTGTTTCCGCTTTATCCGCAATATTCAGCAACCACAACGGCAACAGTTAATGATGCATTTTTTGATGCGTTAAAGACCAAACGTGTGCAGCCAGCTATTCGTACAGTGCCGCCTTATCCCGACAATCCTATTTATATCGATGCTTTGGCGCAATCCATTGACAACCATTTGGCAACTCTTGATTTTACGCCAGATGTTCTGATCGCTTCTTATCACGGGATTCCACAAAGCTACGCAAAACGCGGTGATATTTATCCGCAAGATTGCGCAAAAACAACCAATGCTTTACGGCAAAGAATGGGTTTGGGTGAGGATAAACTGCTAATGACCTTCCAGTCACGATTTGGGCCTGAAGAATGGTTGCAGCCCTATAGCGATAAAACTATAGATGAATTGCCAGCTAAAGGTATTAAATCAATTGCGGTTTTTAATCCAGGTTTTGTGGCGGATTGTCTTGAAACTGTTGATGAAATCGGCCACGAAGCAGCCGAAAGTTTTCATGAAAATGGTGGGATTAATTTTTCGCATATTCCATGTCTTAATGCGAGTGATTTGGGCATGAAGGTTATTGAATCGCTGGTTCGCCAAGAGTTGTCTGGTTGGGTAAAATAG